Proteins encoded together in one Mycolicibacter minnesotensis window:
- a CDS encoding ABC transporter substrate-binding protein, giving the protein MSSGARALPRRTLLRGAGALGTAALLPWTSACGNDDDALTFFFAANPEEAEARMRIVDAFQREHPGIRVRAILAGGDPTQQMSTFCAGGKCPDVLMAWEFNYAGLAERGVLADLNTLLDRDRQFAATLHADSIPALYETFGFNGGQYAFPEQWSGAFLFYNSRIFTEAGLAPPPGRWDTPWTFDEFLATATALTQRSAHGRTNQWGFVDTWSPPYSAALFGMNNGTPWAVPRFNPTHLNFDDDDFLAGIQFYADLANRHRVAPAAADTQSMSTMGLFSAGNAAMALGGHWRYQTFAQAEDLDFDVAVLPTGPAAAAKGLAARSAIGSTGLAIADDSRHREQAWEFVKFAAGPVGQGLIAGSGLFVPVLRSAITSPGFAAAHAGIGHLEVLTGGPAHSEGLPISPEWQKVHALMDRAIGPVLRGKRPAASLKRDLTPQIDEVLAST; this is encoded by the coding sequence CTGTCGTCCGGTGCGCGTGCGCTCCCGCGACGCACCCTGCTGCGCGGCGCCGGCGCGCTCGGGACGGCGGCGCTGCTGCCGTGGACATCGGCCTGCGGCAATGACGATGACGCACTGACCTTCTTCTTCGCGGCCAACCCGGAAGAAGCCGAGGCCCGGATGCGGATCGTCGACGCGTTCCAGCGTGAGCACCCCGGCATCCGGGTGCGCGCGATATTGGCCGGCGGCGACCCGACCCAACAGATGTCGACGTTCTGTGCCGGCGGCAAGTGCCCGGATGTGCTGATGGCCTGGGAGTTCAACTACGCGGGGCTTGCCGAGCGCGGCGTCCTGGCGGACCTCAACACCCTGTTGGATCGGGATCGGCAGTTCGCGGCGACTTTGCATGCCGACAGCATTCCTGCGCTCTATGAGACGTTCGGTTTCAACGGCGGCCAGTACGCGTTCCCCGAGCAGTGGTCGGGTGCCTTCCTGTTCTACAACAGCCGGATCTTCACCGAGGCCGGTCTGGCGCCACCCCCAGGTCGTTGGGACACACCCTGGACCTTCGACGAGTTCCTGGCCACCGCCACCGCACTGACCCAACGGTCTGCACACGGCCGAACCAACCAGTGGGGCTTCGTCGACACCTGGTCACCGCCCTATTCCGCGGCGTTGTTCGGCATGAACAACGGCACGCCGTGGGCGGTGCCGCGGTTCAATCCGACGCACCTGAACTTCGACGACGACGACTTTCTCGCCGGTATCCAGTTCTACGCGGATCTGGCCAACCGGCATCGCGTGGCGCCCGCCGCGGCGGATACCCAGTCCATGTCGACCATGGGCCTGTTCAGCGCGGGCAATGCGGCGATGGCCCTCGGTGGGCACTGGCGCTATCAGACCTTCGCGCAGGCCGAAGATCTCGACTTCGACGTGGCGGTGCTGCCGACCGGGCCGGCGGCTGCCGCTAAGGGTTTGGCCGCCCGGTCCGCGATCGGCAGCACCGGTCTGGCTATCGCGGACGACAGCCGACATCGAGAGCAGGCGTGGGAGTTCGTGAAGTTCGCGGCGGGCCCGGTAGGTCAGGGGTTGATCGCAGGCTCCGGGCTCTTCGTTCCGGTACTGCGTTCGGCGATCACGTCGCCGGGATTCGCCGCGGCACACGCCGGGATCGGCCACCTCGAGGTGCTGACGGGTGGTCCGGCGCATTCGGAGGGACTGCCGATCTCCCCGGAGTGGCAGAAGGTCCACGCGTTGATGGACCGGGCCATCGGCCCGGTGCTGCGCGGCAAGCGGCCCGCGGCCAGTCTGAAACGTGATCTCACACCGCAGATCGACGAAGTGCTGGCCTCGACATGA
- a CDS encoding carbohydrate ABC transporter permease: MKARRSGPAARHRIGGLLGVYTGLGAVAACALFPILWALAGSLKRQSEISQPALLPEHLQWSNYAEVFARMPFWHMLINTVLYAGCVTAGQVFFCSLAGYAFARLPFTGRDTLFVVYLATLMVPLTVTVIPQFILMRVFGWTDTMWAMIIPGLFGSAFGTYLMRQFFVTLPADLEEAAILDGCSPWTIYWRILLPHAKPAVMVLAVLTWINVWNDFLWPLLMIQRKGIATLTLGLVWMQGEYVAEWPVLMAASMLMLAPLVVIYAIAQRAFVSGIAATGFGGR, translated from the coding sequence GTGAAGGCCCGCCGCTCAGGGCCGGCCGCGCGGCACCGCATCGGCGGGCTGCTGGGGGTCTACACCGGGTTGGGCGCCGTCGCAGCCTGCGCACTGTTCCCGATTCTGTGGGCCCTGGCGGGGTCGCTGAAGCGCCAGTCCGAGATCAGCCAGCCTGCGCTACTGCCGGAGCATCTTCAGTGGTCGAACTACGCCGAGGTGTTTGCCCGGATGCCGTTCTGGCACATGCTGATCAACACCGTCCTCTACGCCGGCTGCGTCACGGCCGGTCAGGTCTTCTTCTGCTCGTTGGCCGGCTACGCCTTTGCGCGATTGCCGTTCACCGGACGCGACACCCTGTTCGTGGTGTACCTGGCGACGCTGATGGTGCCGTTGACGGTCACGGTGATACCGCAGTTCATCCTGATGCGGGTCTTCGGATGGACCGACACCATGTGGGCGATGATCATTCCCGGGTTGTTCGGCAGTGCATTCGGCACCTATCTGATGCGGCAGTTCTTCGTCACTCTTCCCGCGGACCTGGAAGAGGCCGCCATTCTGGACGGCTGTTCGCCGTGGACCATCTATTGGCGGATCCTGTTGCCGCACGCCAAACCTGCGGTCATGGTGTTGGCGGTACTGACCTGGATCAACGTCTGGAACGACTTCTTGTGGCCGCTGTTGATGATCCAGCGCAAGGGCATCGCCACCCTGACTCTGGGATTGGTATGGATGCAGGGGGAGTACGTCGCCGAATGGCCGGTGTTGATGGCGGCATCCATGTTGATGCTGGCACCGTTGGTGGTGATCTACGCGATCGCCCAGCGCGCCTTCGTCAGTGGAATCGCGGCGACCGGTTTCGGCGGACGGTAG
- a CDS encoding carbohydrate ABC transporter permease, with protein sequence MNPTRRRARAGRWFIAPNLAGVAVFMAFPLAFSLYMSVQRWDLFRAPTFVGAANYRELFTADPLFGIAVRNTAVFTVGTVVPTVLISLAVAGLLNRTVKGIGLFRAIAFLPLAVSSVVIAVVWQFVFNTDSGLLNIALGWFGVGPVPWLTEPHWAMASLCLVSVWKSVPFATVILLAAMQGVPDSLHEAARIDGAGEVRRFVSITVPMIRGAVWFVVVISVINAFQAFDLVYVLTGSSGGPETGTYVLAIMLFQHAFAFLDFGYAAALAWVMFAVLLVLTVVQLRLSRRNAVQQ encoded by the coding sequence ATGAATCCCACTCGCAGACGTGCCCGCGCGGGCCGCTGGTTCATCGCCCCGAACCTGGCGGGGGTTGCGGTGTTCATGGCCTTCCCCCTGGCGTTCTCGCTGTATATGAGTGTCCAGCGCTGGGACCTGTTCAGGGCGCCGACGTTCGTGGGCGCGGCCAATTATCGGGAACTGTTCACTGCCGACCCGCTGTTCGGTATCGCGGTCCGCAATACGGCGGTGTTCACCGTCGGGACCGTGGTCCCGACGGTCCTGATCAGCCTGGCGGTGGCCGGACTGCTCAATCGCACGGTCAAGGGCATCGGCCTGTTTCGGGCCATCGCATTTCTGCCATTGGCGGTCTCGTCGGTGGTGATCGCGGTGGTGTGGCAGTTCGTGTTCAACACCGACAGCGGGCTGCTCAACATCGCATTGGGGTGGTTCGGTGTCGGCCCGGTCCCGTGGCTCACCGAACCACACTGGGCGATGGCCTCGTTGTGTCTGGTCAGCGTCTGGAAGAGCGTCCCGTTCGCGACGGTGATTCTGCTGGCGGCCATGCAGGGGGTACCGGACTCCCTGCATGAGGCGGCCCGGATCGATGGCGCGGGAGAGGTGCGGCGCTTCGTGTCGATCACCGTGCCGATGATCCGCGGCGCGGTGTGGTTTGTGGTGGTGATCTCGGTGATCAACGCCTTCCAGGCGTTCGATCTGGTGTACGTGCTCACCGGAAGCAGCGGCGGCCCCGAGACCGGTACCTATGTGTTGGCCATCATGTTGTTCCAGCATGCCTTTGCCTTCCTGGACTTCGGGTACGCCGCGGCATTGGCCTGGGTGATGTTTGCGGTGTTGCTGGTCTTGACCGTCGTCCAGTTGCGGCTCTCGCGCCGAAACGCGGTGCAGCAGTGA
- a CDS encoding ABC transporter ATP-binding protein, with protein MAAVTFDAATRNYPGAGRPALDALDLAVRDGEFMVLVGPSGCGKTTTLRMLAGLEPVDSGHIYIGDRDVTGTDPGDRDIAMVFQNYALYPHMTVAQNMGFALKIAKTPKAEIRARVSEAAQLLGLSELLSRKPKDLSGGERQRVAMGRAIVRRPQVFLMDEPLSNLDAMLRVQTRNQIAELQRRLGITTVYVTHDQVEAMTMGDRVAVLREGVLQQCAPPRELYRSPANVFVAGFIGSPAMNLFTVPVNDGGVALGGYRIEVDRRIGSAGASVTVGVRPEHLRIADGGLVVEVDFVEELGADTYLYGSTVDPQARHSVVARVPGDTEVTRGARLSLRPDVADLHFFDMDGVRVG; from the coding sequence GTGGCAGCAGTGACCTTCGACGCGGCGACCCGGAACTATCCCGGTGCTGGCCGTCCCGCGCTCGACGCGTTAGACCTGGCTGTGCGAGACGGCGAATTCATGGTGCTGGTCGGGCCCTCGGGTTGCGGCAAGACCACGACGTTGCGGATGCTGGCGGGCCTGGAACCCGTTGACTCCGGGCACATCTACATCGGCGACCGCGACGTGACCGGGACTGACCCCGGAGACCGCGACATCGCGATGGTGTTTCAGAACTACGCGCTTTACCCGCACATGACCGTGGCCCAGAACATGGGATTCGCGCTCAAGATCGCCAAGACACCCAAGGCCGAGATCCGCGCCAGGGTCTCCGAGGCCGCCCAGTTGCTGGGCCTGTCCGAGCTGTTGTCGCGCAAACCCAAGGACCTGTCCGGCGGCGAGCGTCAGCGAGTTGCGATGGGCCGCGCGATCGTGCGGCGCCCGCAGGTGTTCTTGATGGACGAGCCGCTGTCTAACCTCGACGCCATGCTGCGGGTGCAGACCCGTAATCAGATCGCGGAACTGCAACGTCGACTGGGGATCACCACCGTCTACGTCACCCACGATCAGGTCGAGGCCATGACGATGGGGGATCGGGTCGCGGTGCTGCGTGAAGGCGTGTTGCAGCAGTGCGCGCCGCCACGCGAGCTCTACCGCAGCCCTGCCAACGTCTTCGTCGCCGGATTCATCGGATCGCCGGCGATGAACCTGTTCACCGTGCCGGTGAACGACGGCGGGGTGGCTTTGGGCGGCTACCGAATCGAAGTAGATCGTCGGATCGGTTCCGCGGGAGCGTCAGTCACGGTCGGGGTGCGGCCTGAGCACTTGCGGATCGCCGACGGCGGGCTCGTGGTCGAGGTGGATTTCGTCGAGGAACTCGGTGCCGACACCTATCTATACGGCTCGACGGTGGATCCACAGGCCCGGCACTCGGTGGTCGCCCGGGTTCCCGGCGACACCGAGGTGACGCGGGGCGCCCGGCTGTCACTGCGTCCCGACGTGGCGGACCTGCACTTTTTCGACATGGACGGAGTGCGCGTCGGCTGA